The nucleotide sequence CGGTGACGACGTAGCGCGAGCAGCCGGCGTCCTCGAGGCGGGCGAGGACCTCCCAGAGGTCGCCACCCTCTTTCGTCCAACCTCGGGCGGCGAGCGTCGTGCCGCGGACATCGAGGCCGACGGCGACCCGGTCGCCGTGCTGCGCGATGGCCGACGCCGCCCACTCGGGGTTCTCGAGAGCTGCGGTGCCGAGGTTGATCCGGCGGACACCCGCGTCAAGCGCTTCGGCCAGGGACGCGTCGTCGCGGATCCCGCCGGAGAGCTCGATGTGCAGGCCGGTGACCTGCTCGATGACGCTGCGGATGATCGCGCGGTTGCTGCCCCGACCGAAGGCGGCGTCGAGGTCGACCAGGTGCAGCCACTCGGCGCCCTGCGACTGCCAGTCGAGCGCCGCCTCGACCGGGTCGCCGTAGTCGGACTCGGTGCCGGCCTCCCCCTGCGTGAGGCGGACGGCCTTGCCGCCCGCGACATCGACGGCGGGCAGCAGGATCAGGGGCGGTGCGATGTCAGGCATGGTGCTCTCGGCGTCTCGGGGTGCGGGTCGGCTGCGGGTCGGCGCCGACGGGTCAGTGTCGGTTTCGATGGGTCAGTGTCGGTTCCGGCGGGTCAGTGTCGGTTCCGGCGGGTCAGTGTCGGTTCCGGCGGGTCAGTGTCGGCTCCGGTGGTCACAGGGTCTGCAGCCAGTTCGACAGCAGGCGGATGCCCGGCTGCCCGGACTTCTCGGGGTGGAACTGCGTCGCCCAGAGCGGACCGTTCTCGACGGCCGCGATGAAGGGGCCACCGTGGTCGGCCCACGTCACCTTCGGCGCCGCACGGCGGCCATCGGGCTCGATCGACCAGGTCTGGGCGGCGTACGAGTGGACGAAGTAGAAGCGCTCGTCGGCGACCCCGGCGAACAGCTGGCTGTCGTCAGGCGCGTCGACCGTGTTCCAGCCCATGTGCGGAAGGACGTCGGCCTTCAGCTCGTCGACGGTGCCGGGCCACTCCCCCAGCCCCTCGACGTCCGAGCCTCGCTCGACCCCGCGGTCGAACATCACCTGCATGCCGACGCAGATGCCGAGCACCGGTCGGCCGCCCGCGAGACGGCGTTCGATCTTCTCGGCGCCGCGCACGGCCTCGAGCTGAGCCATGACCGCGCTGAAGGCACCGACGCCGGGGACGAGGAGGCCGTCTGCCGCGGCGACCTTCTGCGGGTCGGCGGTGAGCTCCACCTCGGCTCCTGCGCTCTCGAGGGCCTTGAGCGCCGAGTGGACGTTGCCGGACCCGTAGTCGAGCACGACGACGTTCGGGCGGGCGCCAGAGGTCACAGGGCGCCCTTGGTCGACGGGATGCCGGTCACGCGCGGGTCGGGCTCGACGGCGGCCCGGAGCGCACGGGCGAACGCCTTGAACTCGGCCTCGGCGATGTGGTGCGGGTCGCGGCCGCCCTGCACCGTCACGTGCACGGTGAGTCCTGCGTGGAACGTGATCGCCTCGAAGACGTGGCGCACCATCGACCCGGTGAAGTGGCCGCCGATCAGGTGGAACTCGAAGCCCTCGGGCTCGCCGGAGTGAACGAGGTACGGACGCCCCGACACGTCGACGACGGCCTGGACCAGCGCCTCGTCGAGCGGCACGAGAGCGTCGCCGTAGCGGCGGATGCCGGCCTTGTCGCCGAGGGCCTGCCTCAGCGCGGTGCCGAACGCGATGCCGATGTCTTCGACGGTGTGGTGGACGTCGATGTGGGTGTCGCCGGACGCCTTGACGGTGAGGTCGATGAGCGAGTGCTTCGACAGCGCCGTGAGGAGGTGGTCGTAGAACGGCACCGACGACTCGATCGACGACGCGCCCGTGCCGTCGAGGTTGATGCTCAGCTCGATCGACGACTCGCTCGTGGTGCGCGAGACGGAGGCGGTGCGGTGGGCGGCGGCGCCGGGCCCGGTGCTCGTCGCGGGCAGGACGGTGCTCTGGTCGCTCATGCTCCGAGCCTAATGTCACGCATGGCGTCGAGGAACGCGGTGGTCTCGGCCTCGGTGCCGGCGCTCACTCGCAGGTGGCCCGGGATCGACAGGTCGCGCACGATGATGCCCCGCTCGAGCAGCTTCTCGAAGACGCCGTGCGGGTCGTCGACACCGCCGAAGAGCACGAAGTTCGACCACGTCTCGTAGGGCTCGTACCCGAGCTCGGTGAGCGTCGTCACGATGCGGTCGCGCTGCGCCTTGATGTCGTCGACCATCGCCAGCATCTCGGGTGCGTGTCGGAGAGCGGCCACAGCGGCCGCCTGCGTCAGCGACGAGAGGTGGTACGGCAAGCGCACGAGGCGGAGAGCATCGACGACGCCCGGGTCGGCGGCGAGGTAACCCACGCGCGCGCCGGCGAAGGCGAACGCCTTGCTCATCGTGCGCGACACCAGGAGCCGCGGGCGGCCCTCGAGCAGCGTCAGCGCCGTCGGCACGTGGCTCGGCATGAACTCGGCGTAGGCCTCGTCGACGAGAACGATGCCGCGCGCGGCGTCGTAGGCCGCCTCGATCGTCTCGATCGGCAGCGGTGTGCCGGTCGGGTTGTTCGGCCCGCAGAGGATCACGATGTCGGGGTCGGTGCGCTCGATCTCGCGGCGGACCGTCTCGGGCGAGATGCGGAAGCCCTCGTCGCGGGTGCCGTCGAGCCAGGTCGTGCCGGTGCCACTGGCGATGATCGTGTGCATCGAGTAGGTCGGCTGGAACCCGAGGATCGTGCGCCCCGGGCCGCCGAAGGCCTGCAGGATCTGCTGGATCACCTCGTTCGACCCGTTCGCCGCCCAGAGATTCGCGGCCGTCAGCCCGTGGTCGAGGTAGCCCGCGAGCGACTCGCGCAGCTCGGTGAACTCGCGGTCGGGGTAGCGATTGACCTGCAGGACCGCTCGGGCCACGGACTCGACGATGTCGTGCGCGACGTCTTCGGGGATCGGATGCGTGTTCTCGTTGACGTTGAGCGCCACGGGCACCTTGGCCTCGGGCGCGCCGTACGGCGAGCGACCGCGGAGGTCGTCGCGCAGGGGCAGGTCGTCGAGAGAAATCGCCACCCGTCCATTTTACGGGGGCGCAGGAGCCGGGTTACGCCCGCTCGGACCTCCGCCCGGCCCCTCCTCCCGTCGCCCGTCCCGCCGCGCCCGACGCAGCCCCGCCCCGCCGCCGCGCGCGGGGTAGCCGCAATTCGCGACCGAATCCGGCCCGACGCCACACCCGTTACCGCAGACATGGGCCACCGCCGGTGAACGTGTCGCGAAATTCGGCACGCACCTGGCGCCAGCGGCAAATGGCGACCGGATTGGGGCCACAGTCACACCCGTGACCGCCGACACGGGCCGCCGCCGGCGAAGTGGTCGCCAAATGCGGCACGGCACGGCAGGACGCCCCGGACGCAGAAGGGCCCGGCCACCGCGAGGTGACCGGGCCCTGTGGGAAGCGCGAGGAGCGCGAGCCTCCGTGTGAAGAGCTCAGTGCGAGGAGTACTGCGTCGGGATCGCGATCGACTGACCGGCCATGACGGACGTGGTCTGGAGGTCGTTCAGCTTGACGATGTCGTTGATGACGTCGCGCGGGTCGGAGTTCGGCGCGACCTGCTCGGCCACCTGCCAGAGCGTCTCGTCGGGCTGGATGGTGACGTGCTGGAAGTGCACGTGCCCGGTCGAGGAGGTCGCGTCGGCACCGCCGCCGTTGAGCATGGCGGCGCCGAGGCCCACGACGATGGCGACGGCCGCGAGGAGGGTGAGGACGACGCGACCACGGCGGGTGAGGTGGAGGCGGGTGCGGACCGGCTTCGTGCCGAAGCCGTTGCGCTCGCGCGTCGCGCGGACGTCCGCCGCGAGAGAGGCACGGCGGAGCTCAGCGGAGCGAGGCGCGGTCGACGTGAAGAAGTCGGGTGCGGTGATCGTGGCGCTCATGAGGGAGTCCTTTCGAGAAGGTGGCCGCTTCGCGACGAGACCCTCGGCCGGGAGAGGCCCGTCGCGAAGACGTGTTCCGAACATATCTTCGAATTACGCCGATTTCAACCCCCGGTGGCCGAAAATCCTTCCAAAAACACGCGACACACTCGAACATGTGTTTGTTGTCGGGATATCAACCGGATACAGTTTCGATCGGTGGCATCAGTAGATCAGCAGCCACCGACATTCCATGGAGGAGCGAGATGAGCCCCAGTTCGACGCCCCGCGAGGTCAAGCCGCTGACCGCGAAGCAGGAGCTGATCCTCGCCGCGATCCGCGAGTCGATCGCCTCTCGCGGCTACCCGCCGAGCATGCGCGAGATCGGCGACGCCGTGGGGCTCGCCTCGCTCTCGAGCGTGACGCATCAGCTGAACCAGCTCGAGCTCGCGGGCGCGATCCGCCGAGACCCCAACCGGCCCCGCGCCCTCGAGGTGCTCCTCGCCGACCCGGCCACGCCGGATCCTGCGCCCTCGATCGTCCGCTATGACGACGACGACAACGTGACGGCGCACGTGCCCCTCGTCGGTCGCATCGCCGCCGGAATCCCCATCACGGCGGAGCAGCAGGTCGAAGACGTCATGCCGCTCCCCCGCACGCTCGTCGGCAAGGGCGAGCTGTTCATGCTCAAGGTCGTGGGCGAGTCGATGATCGACGCCGCCATCTGCGACGGCGACTGGGTCGTCGTGCGGCAGCAGGGCACGGCCGAGAACGGCGAGATCGTCGCGGCCATGCTCGACGAGGAGGCCACGGTCAAGGTCTTCCGGCAGCGCGACGGTCACACCTGGCTGCTGCCGCGCAACTCGAACTTCGAGCCGATCCTCGGCGATCACGCGCAGATCCTGGGCAAGGTCGTGGCGGTGCTGCGCTCGGTCTGACGCCGCTTCCGCGGTATCGGCGGATCGCGGGCCGGTACCGCACTGCGCGACGCGAGGCTGAGCGTCGCGGAAGGACCTGGGGTGTTGCTCGGCATTTTTGCCTCCTCAACTACGGAGTTGAGGAGTCAAAACGCGAGAGCGCTCCCCTGCAGGGCGGGGCAGAGGGCTGCCCGCGCAGGCGAGGCGATACAGTGCGCTCCCCGCGCAGGCCAGCGACGGAGGGCCCGAACCGCGCGATCTGGGCTGGAGAGCGAGGTGGGGCCCGGGCGGCAACGGAGGCCGCCGCCGACGGGCTACAGCTCGACGCCGGCCGGGAACGGCACGATCAGCTCGACGTTCCGGTCCCCCAGCGACCCCCGCAGCCCGTCGACGTCGACGAGCACCGTCGGGTCAGCCGTTCGCGGCGACTCCTGCGGGTCGTTGGCCGCCAGCTCACGAGAGAGCGACGCGAGCGCGAGGGGCGAGTCGAGGGCGCCGTCCCACCGGGTCGCGGCAGCGCTGTCGACGACGGTGCCGAAGATCGACAGGGTGCCGTCACGGTTGTCGACGATCTCGATCGCTCGGACCTGCTGCGGCCAGTCGATCTGCGACGCCGTCGTGACCTCCCAGAATCCGCCGTCGCGCGAGCCGTCGGGCGCCGTGCGCCAGTGCGGCGTGACGACGTTCTCGTGCGTGTGCCCGGTCACCCAGAGCACGACCTGGGGTCGCTCGAGCAGCGCCGACACGACCTCGTGACCGAGAACTCGGCCGCGGAAGCCGTTGCGCAGCAGTCGGCCGGGGCTCTGCAGCCTGTTCTTCAGCGTCGCCGCGGTGTGATGGCTGACGATCATGGTGAGCCGCGAGGGATCCGCGTCGAGCGTCGCCTTCAGCCAGGCGAACTGCTTCCGGTCGAGCGATCCGTCGGCCTCACCGGTGGGGTTGACGGTGTCGAGCACGATCATGCGCACCGGGCGGACGCCCTCGGCCGACGGTACGTCCGTCACGTAGTAGGCGGTGCCCGCTCGCCGGTTCTCGGCCGTGAAGCCGTGCCCGACCGGAAGCCCGGTCGTGTCGAAATGCTCGGCGACGATCTGGCGGCGGCTCAGGAGCCGGCGCTCCGGGTCGGGCGACACCCGCCTTCGCGCCTCCCACGCCCGCACGGGCTGACGCCGCACCCGCCGCACGATCGCGGTCAGGCGGGCGCCGACACCCGGCCCGCCGAGGAGCTTCGACGCCCCGACCGCCTGGCGCCGCCAGTACGGCCACTCGGGGAAGTTGCCGGCGACGAGCGTGTCGTGGTTGCCGTGCGCCGTGAACCACGGCATGCGAAGGCCCGTGGCCTCGAACGGCCGGATGGCAGCGTCGAGCAGCCCCGGGATCACCGGGAAGCCCTTCTTCGCGCGGTACACGTCGTTGCCCCCGATCGCATCGACGGGGGTGCCGTCGGGGTGCCAGTAGTGGGGGTCGTAGTGGTCGGCCGAGGAGTCGGCCACCCCTTCGAACCTCCCGATCCTGCCGCTGTCAGGTGTCACCGTGCCGCCGTCGAAGAGCGTGATCGCCCAGCGGAGCTCGTTGCGCTGGCAGTTGTCGGTGGCGTCGCCGGTGCTCACGGCGAAGGCGAGAGGCTCACCCGTCGCCGGACCGACGCGCAGCGCGTCGATGGAGAGGACGGCCGCCTCGGCGACCTGCGTGGAGAGCATCTCCTGCGTCCGGTAGGCGGCACGGAACGGCGTGTGCGGCAGGACGTCGAGAGCCCGGTCGAGGTACTCGACGCGGGCGGGCGACTGGGTGTCCTGGATGTGGACGTCGGTCAGGTGGACGAACGACGCGAGAACGCGCCGAGTGCCGGCGCGGTCGGGGCCGGCCTCGCCGCCGAGGTACGTGTGGACGACATAGGGCTCGCCCGGGGCCACGTCGTGATACCGGAAACCGTTCGGCCCGACATCGGTGCGCAGCAGCGTCCGTTCGAGAGTCGAGCCCTCGGGGTGCACCGGAGGCACCGGGGCGGGGCGGGCGGCCTCGTCGGGCTGCCCGCCTCCGTCGCGGGGCGCTGACTCGTCGTCAGCCGGCGAACTCGCGGAGCCCACTGGCGTCGTGCGGGTAGACACGCGCCGTCACGCGCGTGCCCTCGGGCAGGTACTCGACGTCGACGACCCGGCCGATCTCGTGGATGCGAGAGACCACGTCGCCGCGGTCGTAGGGCACGAGCAGCTCGAGCTCCAGCTCGGGCCGGGGCAGGAGCTCGGCGATCCTCGCCCGCAGATCGTCGATGCCCGCGCCGGTCCGCGCCGACACGAAGATCGCGTCGGGCACGAGCCCGGCGAGCACGATCCGCTGGCTCTCGTCGATGAGGTCGCTCTTGTTGAACACGACGACCTCGGGGATGTCGCGGCCGTCGACCTCGTTGATCACGTCGCGCACCGTCGCCAGCTGCGCCGCCGGATCGGGGTGCGACCCGTCGACGACGTGGACGATGATGTCGCTGTCTTCGACCTCCTCGAGCGTCGACCGGAACGCCTCCACCAGCTGGTGCGGCAGGTTCCGCACGAAGCCGACGGTGTCGGCGTACGTGAACGGGCGGCCGTCGTCGGTGACGCTCTTGCGGACCGTCGCGTCGAGGGTCGCGAACAGGGCGTTCTCGACCAGGACCCCGGCCCGCGTCAGGCGGTTGAGGAGGCTCGACTTGCCCGCGTTCGTGTACCCGGCGATCGCGACGCTCGGCACGGCGTTCCGCTCGCGGTTCGCGCGCTTGGCGTCGCGGGCCGGCTTCATCTCCTTGATCTGCTTTCGCAGGCGGGCCATGCGCGTGTGGATGCGACGACGGTCGAGTTCGATCTTCGTCTCACCGGGACCGCGCGAGCCCATGCCGGCTCCTGCGCCACCGACCTGGCCACCGGCCTGCCGGGACATCGACTCGCCCCAGCCGCGGAGGCGGGGAAGCAGGTACTCGAGCTGCGCGAGCTCGACCTGCGCCTTGCCCTCGCGGCTCTTGGCGTGCTGGCTGAAGATGTCGAGGATCACGGCCGTGCGGTCGATCACCTTCACCTTCACGACGTCTTCGAGCGCGCGCCGCTGGCTGGGGGCGAGCTCGGTGTCGGCGATCACGGTGTCGGCTCCGAGGCCGGCGACGATGCTCTTGAGCTCTTGCGCCTTGCCGGAGCCGAGGTAGGTCGACGGGTCGGGGTGCGGCCGACGCTGCAGCAGGCCGTCGAGCACCACGGCGCCCGCGGTCTCGGCCAGGGCCGCCAGCTCGCGCAGGGAGTTCTCGGCGTCCTGCAGCGAACCCTGCGAGTAGACGCCGATCAGCACGACGTTCTCGAGGCGCAGCTGGCGGTACTCGACCTCGGTGACGTCCTCGAGCTCGGTCGAGAGGCCGGCGACACGGCGGAGCGCCTGGCGCTCTTCGAGGTCGAACTGGTCGCCGTCGTGGTCGTCGTCGGCATCGCCGCGGCGCGACGGAGCCAGACCCTCGGTCTGGATCGCCTGGGCCGGGGTGAAGACGGAGAGGCCGGCACGCGTCTCGGACCCGCGCAGGATCCGGTCGACCACGTCGTCACGCTCGTCGCGCTGGTCGCGCTCGGCGCTCGTGGTGGTGTGCTCAGTCATTGCAGTCACAGTAGACCTTTCACGTTCGATAATCTGTTCGGATGGCCAGCGAGCACTACTTCTCGTCGAAGCCGCAGAGCGAGCTCAAGCCCCGTGAGATCACGGTCGAGCTCGCCGGGCGGACTCTCTCGCTGGCGACCGCCGCCGGCGTCTTCTCACCGGGGCGGATCGACCCGGGCACCGCAGTGCTCCTGGCCGGGATGCCGACGCCACCGCGCGACGGCACCTTCTTGGATGTGGGTTGTGGATGGGGCCCGATCGCCCTGACGCTCGCGCTGCTCTCCCCCGACGCCACCGTGTGGGCGGTCGACGTGAACGAGCGGGTGCTCGACCTGCTGCGCGAGAACGCTCAGCGGGCCGGCATCGCGAACATCAGGGTCGCGCTGCCCGACGACGTGCCCGACGATGTGGTCTTCGACGGCATCTGGTCGAATCCGCCGATCCGGGTCGGAAAGACGGTGCTCCACGAGATCCTCGAGAAGTGGCTGCCGAGGCTCGGCATCGACATGGAGGCGTACCTCGTGGTCGCGAAGAACCTTGGTGCAGACTCGCTGCAGAAGTGGATCAACGAAGAACTGGCCGGTGTCGTCGAGGTCGAACGAGAGTCGACGTCGAAGGGGTATCGCACGTTACGCGCGACCCGACTGTAGGTTCTCAGATCTTCATAGTGAGACGAGTCTACCGAGAATCCTTCTCGGAGGCCAGGCTCAGATCGCGAGATCGCCCGTGAACACCAGTTCGGCCGGCCCGGAGAGCGAGACGTGCTCGCCGTCTTCCGTGGCGAACATGCGCACGTGCACGGTGCCGCCCGGCACGTCGACCCGCCACTGATCGGGCGCACCCTGGCCGGCCCAGTACCGCGTGGCCAGAGCCGCGGCCGCAGCGCCGGTGCCGCACGACAGGGTCTCGCCGCTGCCGCGCTCGTGCACCCGCATGCGGATGCGGCCGACACCGTCGGCGACGAGGGGCTCTTCGGGCACGACGAACTCGACGTTCGCGCCGTCGACGGGCGCAGGATCGAGAACAGGCGCCGAGCCGAGGTCGATCGCCGCCAGCTCGTCGGCACTCGCGAGTGCCACGACGACGTGAGGGTTGCCGACGCTGAGACTCAGCCCGGGGCGGGAGACGGGCAGCGCCGTAGCCGTGACCTCGGGCCCCGAGCCGTCGCCGACCGTTCCGTCGAAGTCGGGCGCTTCGAGACGCCAGCGGCCCAGGTCGACCTGATAGCCGCCGCGGTTGAGCTGCACGTCGCGGACGCCCGCCCGCGTGCCGATCGCGAGCGTCTCGCCGGGCTCGAGCGTGGTGAGCCCCTGCTCGAGCAGGAACTTCGTGAACACCCGGATGCCGTTGCCGCACATCTCGGCGACGCTGCCGTCGGCGTTGTGGTAGTCCATGAACCACTCGGCGGCGGGGTCTTCGGCGAGGATCGTCTGCCCCTCGGGCAGGTTCGCGCTGCGCGCCGCCCGGATCACCCCGTCGCCGCCCACGCCGAAGCGCCGGTCGGCGAGTGCGCGGATGCGCTCGGGCGTGAGGTCGACGAGAGCGTCGGGGTCGGAGAACAGCACGAAGTCGTTGCCCGTGCCCTGGCCCTTGGTGAAGCGGACGGTTTCGGTCACAGGCCGAGTGTATCGGCGGCGGCCGACACCGCGGCCGGGTCTCCGGCTCGGGTCCACGTGACGCGGGGGTATCGCCGGAACCAGCTCACCTGGCGACGCGCGTACCTGCGTGTGAGGGCCTTCGTCTGCTCCTGCGCCTCGGTCTCGGTCAGGTCGCCGCGCAGCTGCGCGATCGCCTGCGCGTAGCCGATGGCACGACTTGCGGTGACCCCGCGCTCGAGTCCGAGGGGCAGGAGGCGCTCCACCTCGGCGACGAGGCCGTCGCGCCACATGCCGTCGACGCGCTCGTCGAGACGCGCGACGAGCTCACTGCGGTCTTCGGCGAGCCCCACGATGCGCGGTTCACCCCAGGTCGGCGCGTCGTCGGGCAGGCCGACCTGGAACGGCTCGCCGGTGATCTCACCGACCTCGAGGGCACGGACCATGCGCCTGCCGTTGTACGGCCCGATCGCCGCAGCCGCGGCCGGGTCGCGCTCGCGCAGCAGCTCGTGCACGGCCTTCACGCCGCCCTCGTCGAGGAGAGCCTCGTAGCGAGCCCGCACGGCATCGTCGGTGCCCGGGAAGCGGAAATCGAAGATCGCGCCCGACACGTAGAGCCCCGAGCCGCCGACGACGATCGGCACGTGGCCGTCACGCAGGATCCCGGCGGTCACCTCGCGCGCGCGCCGCTGGTACCACTCCACGCTCGCCTCGGCGGTGACGTCGAGCTCGTCCAGCAGATGGTGGGGAACTCCCCCGCGCTCCTCGGGGCGGAGCTTCGCCGTTCCGATGTCCATGCCGCGATACAGCTGCATGGCATCGGCGTTGACCACTTCGGCCGTGCCCCCGCGGCGGTCGATCTCGGCGGCGAGGTCGAGGGCGAACGCGGACTTGCCGGTGCCGGTGGCGCCGACGACCACCGCGTAGGGAGGGGTGCTCAGCGTTCGCCGTCCGCGGTGTCGTAGATCGACGTCGTCGCGACGCGAAGCGTCGGCAGGCCGAGCGACACGCGACCGGGCGCAGCGTCGGCGGCCATCGAGCCGGTGTGGGCGGGGACGGCGCAGGAGGCGGCCTGCGCGCGATCCCAGGCGTCGCCCGCGCTGGTCCGGCGCACCGAGTAGGGCGTCGCCGGCGTCTCGTCGGCGATGAGGTAGAACGGCTTCGCGTCGGTGATCTCGACGGTCACCATGTCGCCCGGGCGCGGAACCTCGGCGCCCGACGGCACGGTGAAGTGCACGAGCCGGCTGTCGTCGGCGCGACCCGAGAGCCGGTGCGTCGCCGTGTCTTTCCGGCCCTCCCCGGTGGCGACGAGGAGCTCGACGACGCGGCCGACCTGCTTCTGGTTCTCTTCGAACGAGATGCGGTCTTGCAGGGCGATGAGTCGGTCGTAGCGTTCCTGCACGACCTCCTTCGGCACCTGGTTCTCCATCTCGCCGGCCGGCGTGCCGGGGCGGATGGAGTACTGGAACGTGAACGCGCTGGCGAACCGGGCCTGCTCGACCACGCGGAGGGTCTCGAGGAAGTCCTCCTCCGTCTCGCCGGGGAAGCCGACGATGATGTCGGTCGAGATCGCGGCGTTCGGGATCTTGGCGCGCACCCGGTCGAGGATGCCGAGAAAACGGTCGCTGCGGTAGCTGCGACGCATCGCGCGCAGGATCCGGTCGGAGCCCGACTGGAGCGGCATGTGCAGCTGCGGCATGACGTTGGGCGTCTCGGCCATGGCGTCGATGACGTCGTCGGTGAACGCGGCGGGGTGCGGGCTGGTGAAGCGGATGCGCTCGAGGCCCTCGATCTCGCCAGCGGCCCGGAGGAGCTTCGCGAAGGCGCCGCGGTCGCCGAACTCGACGCCGTACGAGTTGACGTTCTGGCCCAGCAGGGTCACCTCGAGGGCGCCGTCGCCGACGACAGCCTGGATCTCGCTCAGGATCTCGCCGGGGCGACGGTCTTTCTCCTTGCCGCGGAGGGCGGGCACGATGCAGAAGGTGCAGGTGTTGTTGCACCCGACGGAGATCGACACCCAACCCGAGTAGGTCGAGTCGCGCTTGGTCGGGAGCGTCGACGGGAACACGTCGAGCGACTCGAGGATCTCGAGCTGCGCCTCGTCGTTGTGACGGGCTCGTTCGAGCAGCGTCGGCAGTGCGCCCATGTTGTGCGTGCCGAAGACCACGTCGACCCACGGCGCGCGGTCGAGGATGACCGACTTGTCCTTCTGGGCGAGGCAGCCGCCGACGGCGATCTGCATGCCCTCGTGCGTGCGCTTCGTCGACGCGAGGTGACCGAGGGTGCCGTAGAGCTTGTTGTCGGCGTTCTCGCGGACGGCGCAGGTG is from Frondihabitans australicus and encodes:
- the priA gene encoding bifunctional 1-(5-phosphoribosyl)-5-((5-phosphoribosylamino)methylideneamino)imidazole-4-carboxamide isomerase/phosphoribosylanthranilate isomerase PriA, translating into MPDIAPPLILLPAVDVAGGKAVRLTQGEAGTESDYGDPVEAALDWQSQGAEWLHLVDLDAAFGRGSNRAIIRSVIEQVTGLHIELSGGIRDDASLAEALDAGVRRINLGTAALENPEWAASAIAQHGDRVAVGLDVRGTTLAARGWTKEGGDLWEVLARLEDAGCSRYVVTDVTKDGTLQGPNVDLLTRVAAKTDKPVVASGGISSLDDLVALRALVPQGIEGAIVGKALYSGAFTLAQALEVAGR
- the hisH gene encoding imidazole glycerol phosphate synthase subunit HisH, with protein sequence MTSGARPNVVVLDYGSGNVHSALKALESAGAEVELTADPQKVAAADGLLVPGVGAFSAVMAQLEAVRGAEKIERRLAGGRPVLGICVGMQVMFDRGVERGSDVEGLGEWPGTVDELKADVLPHMGWNTVDAPDDSQLFAGVADERFYFVHSYAAQTWSIEPDGRRAAPKVTWADHGGPFIAAVENGPLWATQFHPEKSGQPGIRLLSNWLQTL
- the hisB gene encoding imidazoleglycerol-phosphate dehydratase HisB, giving the protein MSDQSTVLPATSTGPGAAAHRTASVSRTTSESSIELSINLDGTGASSIESSVPFYDHLLTALSKHSLIDLTVKASGDTHIDVHHTVEDIGIAFGTALRQALGDKAGIRRYGDALVPLDEALVQAVVDVSGRPYLVHSGEPEGFEFHLIGGHFTGSMVRHVFEAITFHAGLTVHVTVQGGRDPHHIAEAEFKAFARALRAAVEPDPRVTGIPSTKGAL
- a CDS encoding histidinol-phosphate transaminase, encoding MAISLDDLPLRDDLRGRSPYGAPEAKVPVALNVNENTHPIPEDVAHDIVESVARAVLQVNRYPDREFTELRESLAGYLDHGLTAANLWAANGSNEVIQQILQAFGGPGRTILGFQPTYSMHTIIASGTGTTWLDGTRDEGFRISPETVRREIERTDPDIVILCGPNNPTGTPLPIETIEAAYDAARGIVLVDEAYAEFMPSHVPTALTLLEGRPRLLVSRTMSKAFAFAGARVGYLAADPGVVDALRLVRLPYHLSSLTQAAAVAALRHAPEMLAMVDDIKAQRDRIVTTLTELGYEPYETWSNFVLFGGVDDPHGVFEKLLERGIIVRDLSIPGHLRVSAGTEAETTAFLDAMRDIRLGA
- a CDS encoding LysM peptidoglycan-binding domain-containing protein, producing the protein MSATITAPDFFTSTAPRSAELRRASLAADVRATRERNGFGTKPVRTRLHLTRRGRVVLTLLAAVAIVVGLGAAMLNGGGADATSSTGHVHFQHVTIQPDETLWQVAEQVAPNSDPRDVINDIVKLNDLQTTSVMAGQSIAIPTQYSSH
- the lexA gene encoding transcriptional repressor LexA, with product MSPSSTPREVKPLTAKQELILAAIRESIASRGYPPSMREIGDAVGLASLSSVTHQLNQLELAGAIRRDPNRPRALEVLLADPATPDPAPSIVRYDDDDNVTAHVPLVGRIAAGIPITAEQQVEDVMPLPRTLVGKGELFMLKVVGESMIDAAICDGDWVVVRQQGTAENGEIVAAMLDEEATVKVFRQRDGHTWLLPRNSNFEPILGDHAQILGKVVAVLRSV
- a CDS encoding TIGR03767 family metallophosphoesterase, with the protein product MSTRTTPVGSASSPADDESAPRDGGGQPDEAARPAPVPPVHPEGSTLERTLLRTDVGPNGFRYHDVAPGEPYVVHTYLGGEAGPDRAGTRRVLASFVHLTDVHIQDTQSPARVEYLDRALDVLPHTPFRAAYRTQEMLSTQVAEAAVLSIDALRVGPATGEPLAFAVSTGDATDNCQRNELRWAITLFDGGTVTPDSGRIGRFEGVADSSADHYDPHYWHPDGTPVDAIGGNDVYRAKKGFPVIPGLLDAAIRPFEATGLRMPWFTAHGNHDTLVAGNFPEWPYWRRQAVGASKLLGGPGVGARLTAIVRRVRRQPVRAWEARRRVSPDPERRLLSRRQIVAEHFDTTGLPVGHGFTAENRRAGTAYYVTDVPSAEGVRPVRMIVLDTVNPTGEADGSLDRKQFAWLKATLDADPSRLTMIVSHHTAATLKNRLQSPGRLLRNGFRGRVLGHEVVSALLERPQVVLWVTGHTHENVVTPHWRTAPDGSRDGGFWEVTTASQIDWPQQVRAIEIVDNRDGTLSIFGTVVDSAAATRWDGALDSPLALASLSRELAANDPQESPRTADPTVLVDVDGLRGSLGDRNVELIVPFPAGVEL
- the hflX gene encoding GTPase HflX; translation: MTEHTTTSAERDQRDERDDVVDRILRGSETRAGLSVFTPAQAIQTEGLAPSRRGDADDDHDGDQFDLEERQALRRVAGLSTELEDVTEVEYRQLRLENVVLIGVYSQGSLQDAENSLRELAALAETAGAVVLDGLLQRRPHPDPSTYLGSGKAQELKSIVAGLGADTVIADTELAPSQRRALEDVVKVKVIDRTAVILDIFSQHAKSREGKAQVELAQLEYLLPRLRGWGESMSRQAGGQVGGAGAGMGSRGPGETKIELDRRRIHTRMARLRKQIKEMKPARDAKRANRERNAVPSVAIAGYTNAGKSSLLNRLTRAGVLVENALFATLDATVRKSVTDDGRPFTYADTVGFVRNLPHQLVEAFRSTLEEVEDSDIIVHVVDGSHPDPAAQLATVRDVINEVDGRDIPEVVVFNKSDLIDESQRIVLAGLVPDAIFVSARTGAGIDDLRARIAELLPRPELELELLVPYDRGDVVSRIHEIGRVVDVEYLPEGTRVTARVYPHDASGLREFAG
- a CDS encoding class I SAM-dependent methyltransferase yields the protein MASEHYFSSKPQSELKPREITVELAGRTLSLATAAGVFSPGRIDPGTAVLLAGMPTPPRDGTFLDVGCGWGPIALTLALLSPDATVWAVDVNERVLDLLRENAQRAGIANIRVALPDDVPDDVVFDGIWSNPPIRVGKTVLHEILEKWLPRLGIDMEAYLVVAKNLGADSLQKWINEELAGVVEVERESTSKGYRTLRATRL